The following are encoded in a window of Haemorhous mexicanus isolate bHaeMex1 chromosome 7, bHaeMex1.pri, whole genome shotgun sequence genomic DNA:
- the NSMCE4A gene encoding non-structural maintenance of chromosomes element 4 homolog A: MSHTGSSADSSPDLSRRRSRRPHAPEDTAEEEAAGERLRRLNIGEGDDREHNRMIRSQYRELISTVQQNRESMLNSKSNRLTEALEEANRLFDGVCRAREAALDAQFLVIASNIGKEKANELHSEMSAFDSTAFAEDLLTFMGINRTEVEESDDSEDVPGGFLPSDAWQKMGEEAPKYFRRAPTFHYMMGSFKSEPPVRKQRIERQKKASRGKAERAMPAQLKKMEESHQEATEKEVERILRILQTHFENDPDTPISFFDFVIDPNSFARTVENVFHVSFLTRDGLAEIKLDEDELPIIEPIKPSEGEKEDSRAGARNQVVITLDQKEWKEIIEVFQIREAMITPLYQSTEEEMETE; this comes from the exons ATGTCGCACACCGGCAGCAGCGCCGACTCCTCGCCGGACTTGAGCCGCCGCCGCTCGCGCCGGCCGCACGCGCCGGAGGACACggcggaggaggaggcggcgggcGAGAGGCTCCGGCGGCTGAACATCGGCGAGGGCGACGACAGGGAGCACAACAGGATGATCCGTAGCCAGTATCGGGAGCTCATCTCCACCGTGCAGC aaaatcgAGAATCCATGCTAAATTCAAAAAGCAACAGGCTGACAGAGGCTTTGGAAGAAGCCAATAGACTTTTTGATGGAG TTTGTCGTGCACGAGAGGCTGCACTGGATGCCCAGTTCCTTGTTATAGCATCCAATATAGGCAAGGAGAAGGCCAATGAGTTACACTCAGAGATGTCAGCATTTGATTCAACAGCATTTGCAGAGGACTTG ctgaCCTTCATGGGTATAAATCGCACAGAAGTGGAAGAATCTGATGACTCTGAGGATGTTCCAGGTGGTTTTTTACCCAGTGATGCCTGGCAGAAAATGGGGGAAGAAGCACCCAAGTACTTCAGGAGAGCACCTACATTTCACTACAT GATGGGATCTTTCAAGTCTGAGCCTCCTGTACGAAAGCAACGGATTGAGAGGCAGAAGAAAGCTAGCAGAGGCAAAGCAGAACGGGCAATGCCTGCTCAG ttaaaaaaaatggagGAGTCTCATCAAGAAGCTACAGAAAAAGAAGTAGAGAGGATCTTGAGAATACTGCAAACTCATTTTGAAAATGATC CTGATACACCCATTTCCTTCTTTGATTTTGTGATTGATCCGAACTCGTTTGCACGCACtgtggaaaatgtttttcatgtgTCCTTCCTTACCAGG GATGGTCTTGCAGAAATAAAGCTGGATGAAGATGAATTGCCAATAATAG AGCCTATAAAACCCAGcgagggagagaaggaggacagcagagctggagcacgGAACCAGGTGGTCATAACTCTGGACCAGAAGGAATGGAAG GAGATCATAGAAGTATTTCAGATAAGAGAAGCCATGATTACCCCTCTTTATCAGAGCACTGAAGAAGAAATGGAGACAGAGTAA